The following proteins come from a genomic window of Marinobacter sp. MDS2:
- the secD gene encoding protein translocase subunit SecD, with protein sequence MLNKYPLWKNLVIVFALIIGFIYALPNFFPDDYAIQITGSRGSTEVDQRVLDRALGALESQGIEVKSSTVEERDALIRLNSSDAQLRARPAVQAALGNDYLVALNMAPSTPGWLRSLGAGPMKLGLDLRGGVHFLLEVDMDTAVTQRLEALSGQIKQDMREERIRYRGGDIRNSRDIVLSFRDSETRAEAFSLVRDQYNEFLLNESSEGGEFLLTLTLSDAEVQGIKEYALEQNLTTIRNRVNELGVAEPLVQRQGSDRIIVELPGVQDTAQAKRVLGATANLEFRMEARQDTSSSEIEQFSFRDTPQRTARLQRDVIATGNNVANAQQAFDENGQPQVNITMDSVGGDLMNRATRNNIGRRMAVLFIEFRTETETRQVDGELKQVEKRVVEKGLISLATVQSALGSSFRITGLDSIPEAAELALLLRAGALAAPMYFVQERTIGPSLGQKNIDAGVMSVALGFGLVLLYMLAFYRGFGVIANISLTLNLMLLVACMSILSATLTLPGIAGIVLTVGMAVDANVLIFERIKEELRAGVPPQTAINSGYGRAFVSIFDANITTLLVAVILFAMGSGPVKGFAVTLCIGILTSMFSGLMVSRGIVNLVYGGRRVEKLSIGGKLANV encoded by the coding sequence ATGCTAAATAAGTATCCTCTCTGGAAAAATCTGGTGATCGTGTTCGCGCTTATCATCGGATTCATATACGCCTTACCTAATTTTTTCCCTGACGATTACGCCATTCAGATCACTGGTTCTCGGGGTAGCACCGAGGTTGACCAGCGCGTACTTGATCGTGCTTTAGGTGCGCTTGAAAGTCAGGGCATAGAAGTAAAATCCAGTACTGTTGAAGAGCGTGATGCTTTGATCCGCCTTAACAGCTCTGATGCTCAATTACGGGCACGCCCGGCGGTGCAGGCGGCACTGGGAAATGATTACCTGGTTGCATTGAATATGGCGCCATCCACACCGGGTTGGTTGCGTAGCTTGGGTGCTGGGCCGATGAAACTGGGCCTTGATCTTCGGGGTGGTGTCCACTTCTTGCTGGAAGTGGATATGGATACCGCGGTGACTCAGCGTTTGGAAGCGTTGTCGGGTCAGATCAAGCAGGATATGCGTGAAGAGAGGATTCGTTACCGTGGTGGTGACATTCGAAACAGCCGAGACATCGTTCTGAGCTTCCGGGATTCGGAAACGCGTGCAGAAGCTTTCTCGCTGGTTCGTGATCAGTACAACGAATTTTTGTTAAACGAGAGCTCGGAAGGCGGAGAGTTTCTCTTGACGCTGACCTTGTCGGATGCCGAAGTTCAGGGCATTAAAGAATACGCATTGGAGCAGAACCTCACCACCATCCGGAACCGGGTGAACGAGCTGGGCGTTGCCGAGCCTTTGGTGCAGCGTCAGGGATCGGATCGCATTATTGTCGAGTTGCCCGGTGTGCAGGATACCGCGCAAGCAAAGCGGGTGCTGGGTGCGACGGCAAACCTGGAGTTCCGTATGGAGGCTCGTCAGGACACCTCTTCATCTGAAATCGAGCAGTTCAGTTTCCGTGACACGCCTCAGCGTACCGCACGATTGCAGCGTGATGTGATTGCGACCGGTAATAACGTTGCGAACGCTCAGCAAGCTTTCGACGAAAATGGTCAGCCTCAGGTTAACATCACCATGGATTCGGTCGGTGGTGATTTGATGAACAGGGCGACCCGCAACAACATCGGTCGCCGCATGGCTGTGCTGTTCATCGAGTTTCGGACAGAAACGGAAACCCGGCAGGTTGATGGTGAGCTGAAACAGGTTGAAAAGCGCGTTGTAGAGAAAGGCCTGATCAGTCTGGCGACGGTGCAGTCGGCACTGGGTAGCAGCTTCCGGATTACCGGTCTGGACTCAATTCCTGAAGCAGCCGAACTGGCCTTGTTGCTGCGAGCAGGTGCATTGGCCGCGCCGATGTACTTCGTGCAAGAGCGCACCATCGGGCCAAGTTTGGGTCAGAAGAACATCGATGCCGGTGTTATGTCGGTAGCTCTGGGTTTTGGTTTGGTGCTTCTCTATATGCTGGCGTTCTACCGCGGCTTCGGCGTGATCGCCAACATTTCCCTGACATTGAATCTGATGCTCCTGGTGGCGTGCATGTCGATTCTTTCCGCGACGCTAACTTTGCCGGGTATCGCGGGGATTGTTCTTACCGTGGGTATGGCGGTCGATGCCAACGTTCTTATCTTTGAGCGAATCAAGGAAGAGTTGAGGGCAGGGGTGCCGCCTCAAACGGCTATTAACTCGGGTTACGGGCGTGCATTCGTGTCGATTTTTGATGCGAATATCACGACGCTGCTGGTGGCCGTTATTTTGTTTGCGATGGGTTCTGGCCCGGTCAAGGGTTTCGCCGTTACGCTGTGTATCGGCATACTCACATCCATGTTTAGTGGTTTGATGGTCAGCCGAGGCATCGTCAATCTGGTATACGGCGGCCGTAGGGTCGAGAAACTGTCGATCGGGGGTAAGCTCGCCAATGTCTGA
- the pilW gene encoding type IV pilus biogenesis/stability protein PilW, protein MVKNTAVKLAALSLLVLGLLVSGCVTTTDSRFTREADREKALENYVKLASRYIAQGNLTRARHHLERAFEIDDDYAPALATMGLVYSAEGDERLSEQSFKDAVSADGKYTRGRVYYGAFLYSQGEYDKAGAQFAKASEDTAYKDRGGVFYNLGMTQEKLGDLKQAEQAYRRAVELTRGEARTLLSLARVLVEQGDYSAASRYYSRLQVMIQNTPRLVHSAESLYTGIRIARHFQDRDQEASLALLLKNEFAESDEYQQYKVLVANGQ, encoded by the coding sequence ATGGTTAAGAACACAGCCGTAAAACTGGCCGCTCTTTCCTTACTGGTTTTGGGATTGCTTGTTTCAGGTTGCGTAACCACTACAGACAGCCGGTTTACCCGTGAAGCCGACCGCGAAAAAGCCCTTGAGAATTACGTCAAACTGGCTTCCCGGTATATTGCTCAGGGAAATCTGACGCGTGCGCGGCATCACCTTGAGCGCGCGTTTGAAATCGATGACGACTATGCACCCGCATTAGCGACTATGGGGTTGGTTTATAGCGCTGAAGGGGACGAGCGGCTGTCCGAGCAAAGTTTCAAAGATGCCGTTTCTGCCGATGGCAAATACACTCGCGGCAGGGTGTATTACGGTGCGTTTCTATACAGTCAGGGCGAATATGACAAAGCCGGGGCGCAATTCGCGAAAGCGTCTGAAGATACTGCCTACAAAGACCGGGGTGGTGTTTTTTACAACCTGGGCATGACGCAGGAAAAGCTTGGCGATCTCAAACAAGCCGAACAGGCATATCGCCGGGCGGTAGAGTTGACCCGTGGCGAGGCGCGTACTCTGCTATCGTTGGCGCGTGTCTTGGTGGAGCAGGGTGATTACTCGGCCGCTTCGCGTTATTACTCCCGCCTTCAGGTCATGATTCAGAACACGCCCAGATTGGTGCATTCTGCAGAGAGTTTGTATACAGGTATTCGGATTGCGCGACATTTTCAGGATCGTGATCAAGAGGCCAGTTTGGCCCTCTTGCTGAAAAACGAATTCGCTGAGTCAGATGAATACCAACAATATAAGGTGCTGGTTGCGAATGGTCAGTGA
- the rlmN gene encoding 23S rRNA (adenine(2503)-C(2))-methyltransferase RlmN: MTAPAEKTNLLGLPKAKLEAFFETLGEKKFRAQQVLQWIHQRGVDDFDQMTNMSVALREKLKEIAEVRGPEVVYDETSKDGTRKWVMRMDNGNNVETVLIPDGERGTLCVSSQIGCSLDCTFCSTGKRGFNRNLTAAEIIGQVWVARKAFMPYEPSSRPITNVVMMGMGEPLLNFDNVVDAMNLMMEDLAYGISKRRVTLSTSGVVPALDRLGEVTDVSLAISLHAPNDELRNQLVPLNKKYPISELLAATRRYLARLPDKRKATIEYTVIQGVNDKLEHAKELAVVLKGLPCKINLIPFNPFPESDFERPSMNATRRFQNALTEAGYVTTVRTPRGDDIDAACGQLVGLVEDRTKRSQRYIAVQQVNP; this comes from the coding sequence ATGACTGCCCCTGCTGAAAAAACCAATCTTCTCGGACTGCCAAAAGCGAAGCTCGAGGCCTTCTTCGAGACTCTGGGCGAAAAGAAGTTTCGTGCGCAGCAGGTCCTGCAGTGGATTCATCAGCGTGGCGTTGATGACTTCGATCAAATGACCAATATGAGCGTGGCTCTGCGTGAGAAACTCAAGGAAATTGCTGAGGTTCGTGGTCCGGAGGTGGTTTATGACGAAACCTCCAAAGACGGCACCCGTAAATGGGTCATGCGAATGGACAACGGCAATAATGTCGAAACCGTTCTGATCCCCGACGGTGAAAGGGGCACGCTGTGTGTGTCCTCTCAGATCGGATGCAGCCTTGATTGCACCTTCTGCTCGACCGGTAAGCGTGGATTCAACCGAAATCTCACCGCTGCTGAGATCATTGGCCAGGTTTGGGTCGCCCGCAAGGCGTTCATGCCTTATGAACCAAGTAGCCGACCGATTACAAACGTTGTCATGATGGGCATGGGAGAGCCGCTGCTCAATTTTGACAACGTTGTCGATGCCATGAACCTGATGATGGAAGATCTCGCGTACGGGATTTCCAAACGCCGTGTCACGCTGAGTACATCCGGAGTGGTTCCTGCACTGGATCGACTGGGTGAGGTTACCGATGTTTCACTGGCCATCTCATTGCATGCGCCTAATGATGAGCTGCGTAACCAGTTGGTTCCGCTGAATAAAAAGTACCCGATTTCGGAGTTGTTGGCCGCCACCCGCCGTTATCTTGCCAGGTTGCCGGATAAGCGGAAGGCGACCATCGAATACACGGTCATCCAAGGCGTCAACGACAAGCTGGAACATGCGAAAGAGCTGGCGGTTGTCTTGAAAGGGTTGCCGTGCAAGATCAACCTGATTCCGTTTAATCCGTTTCCGGAAAGCGATTTCGAACGCCCGAGCATGAACGCCACAAGGCGGTTCCAGAATGCACTGACTGAGGCGGGGTACGTGACCACGGTGCGCACACCGCGCGGTGATGATATTGATGCCGCCTGTGGCCAGCTGGTTGGTCTTGTGGAAGACCGGACCAAGCGCAGTCAGCGTTATATCGCCGTGCAACAAGTGAACCCGTGA
- the ndk gene encoding nucleoside-diphosphate kinase, translating to MANERTLSIIKPDAVAKNVIGEIYSRFEKAGLQIVAAKMMHLTQEQAEGFYAEHKERPFFNDLVAFMTSGPVVVQALEGEGAILKNRDLMGATNPKEAEAGTIRADFASSIDANAVHGSDSAASAEREVAYFFNDNEICPRG from the coding sequence ATGGCAAACGAGCGCACGCTCTCTATCATCAAGCCCGACGCGGTAGCCAAAAACGTAATCGGCGAAATCTACAGCCGTTTCGAGAAAGCTGGCCTGCAAATCGTAGCCGCCAAGATGATGCACCTGACCCAGGAGCAAGCTGAAGGTTTCTACGCCGAGCACAAAGAGCGTCCTTTCTTCAACGACCTGGTAGCGTTCATGACCTCTGGTCCTGTCGTTGTTCAGGCTCTGGAAGGCGAAGGCGCCATCCTGAAGAACCGTGATCTGATGGGTGCTACCAACCCGAAAGAAGCTGAAGCCGGCACCATCCGTGCTGATTTCGCTTCATCTATTGATGCCAACGCCGTTCACGGCTCCGACTCTGCAGCTTCTGCGGAGCGCGAAGTGGCATACTTCTTTAACGACAACGAAATCTGCCCGCGCGGCTAA
- a CDS encoding IscS subfamily cysteine desulfurase, translating to MKKPVYLDYAATTPVDPVVAELMAKHLTLDGVFGNPASRSHGFGWQAEAAVENARRQVAGLIHADPREIVWTSGATESDNLAIKGSVDIAGKPHIVTSIIEHKAVVDTCKWLEQQGVEVTWLTPEADGRVSPESVEQALKDNTVLVSLMLVNNELGCITDIASIGAMLRERGVRFHVDAAQAAGKIPVDVTRLNVDLLSLSAHKVYGPKGIGALYVRRSPDVRVEAQMHGGGHERNMRSGTLATHQIVGMGKAFEMAGQGLEDEMARLEELRQRFLSGLSALEGVYFNGSEEHRVPGIVNLSFEGVEAESLMLGLRNMAVSSGSACASASVEPSFVLRGIGLSDELAHRALRFSLGRYTTNEEIECASSQIVDVVTRLRTVR from the coding sequence ATGAAAAAGCCTGTATATCTGGATTATGCGGCGACCACGCCGGTTGACCCCGTTGTCGCTGAATTAATGGCCAAGCACCTCACATTGGATGGTGTTTTTGGAAACCCTGCCTCGCGATCCCACGGGTTTGGTTGGCAGGCGGAGGCAGCAGTCGAGAATGCCCGACGCCAGGTGGCGGGCCTGATTCATGCTGATCCCCGTGAAATCGTATGGACATCGGGGGCGACCGAGTCCGACAACCTGGCGATAAAAGGCTCGGTGGATATTGCTGGCAAGCCGCATATTGTGACGTCGATCATCGAACATAAAGCAGTGGTTGATACCTGCAAGTGGCTGGAACAGCAGGGTGTTGAGGTTACCTGGTTAACGCCTGAGGCGGATGGTCGTGTTTCACCCGAATCCGTCGAGCAGGCATTAAAAGACAATACCGTTCTCGTCAGCCTTATGCTGGTGAATAACGAACTTGGCTGCATTACGGATATCGCTTCTATCGGTGCAATGTTGCGCGAGCGCGGCGTACGGTTTCACGTGGATGCCGCCCAGGCCGCGGGAAAGATTCCTGTAGATGTGACTCGTCTTAACGTGGATTTGCTGTCCCTGTCGGCTCACAAGGTGTATGGGCCAAAAGGAATCGGCGCGTTGTATGTGCGCCGATCGCCAGACGTTCGTGTAGAGGCGCAAATGCATGGCGGCGGTCACGAGCGGAATATGCGCTCCGGCACCCTTGCTACCCATCAGATAGTGGGTATGGGCAAGGCGTTTGAAATGGCAGGGCAAGGTCTTGAGGATGAGATGGCCAGGCTGGAAGAGCTGCGCCAGCGTTTCTTGTCGGGCTTGAGTGCTTTGGAGGGTGTGTATTTTAATGGCAGCGAAGAGCATCGAGTGCCGGGCATTGTGAATCTGTCTTTTGAGGGTGTTGAGGCAGAATCTCTCATGCTTGGTTTGCGGAACATGGCGGTGTCTTCCGGCTCTGCTTGCGCCTCAGCATCGGTTGAGCCGTCTTTTGTGTTGCGCGGAATTGGTCTGAGCGATGAACTTGCTCATCGGGCATTGAGGTTTTCGTTGGGCCGTTACACAACGAATGAAGAAATCGAATGTGCGAGCAGCCAAATTGTTGATGTGGTTACTCGACTTCGCACGGTGCGGTAG
- the iscR gene encoding Fe-S cluster assembly transcriptional regulator IscR, whose amino-acid sequence MKLTTKGRYAVTAMLDLALHSSERPVSLADISSRQEISLSYLEQLFSRLRRHQLVVSIRGPGGGYRLSRHADEVFVAEVVDAVSESLDTTRCGNKGDCQNGEKCLTHHLWSDLSDQIHQFLSDISLGDLMRKREIQLVADRQNRKQSETDADTINTRQLTDQAPA is encoded by the coding sequence ATGAAGCTCACCACAAAAGGCCGCTATGCCGTAACAGCAATGCTGGATCTGGCGCTGCATAGCAGTGAAAGGCCGGTGAGTCTGGCCGACATTTCGTCGCGCCAGGAAATCTCTTTATCCTACCTGGAACAGCTCTTTTCACGCTTGCGTCGGCACCAGTTGGTTGTAAGTATTCGCGGGCCCGGAGGAGGGTACCGTTTGAGTCGTCACGCGGATGAGGTGTTTGTTGCTGAAGTGGTCGATGCCGTTAGCGAATCGCTAGACACCACCCGATGTGGCAATAAAGGTGATTGTCAAAACGGCGAAAAGTGCCTGACCCATCATCTTTGGTCCGACTTGAGCGATCAAATTCATCAATTCCTGAGTGATATCAGCCTTGGTGACTTGATGCGCAAGCGCGAAATTCAATTGGTGGCTGACCGTCAGAATCGAAAGCAGTCAGAAACCGATGCGGATACCATCAATACCCGCCAACTGACAGACCAGGCTCCGGCCTGA
- the secF gene encoding protein translocase subunit SecF, whose amino-acid sequence MSDMKKQPFDFMGFRKAASVLSLVLVIGSIVLLGVRGLNLGMDFTGGTSVEFEYAEAPSLDTIRNQLTEAGYEQFSVQNFGADTTVLIRMAEAGNDELAREVTAALSESGEDLELVSSEFVGSQVGEELKEDSGLGLLIALAVVLIYVGMRFQFKFGIASVIPLAHDVLIVLGMFALFQWTFDLTVLAAILAVIGYSLNDTIVVADRIRENFRKLRVGEPWDVINQSIHETISRTINTSGTTLVVLIALYFLGGEAINNFALALIIGVVVGTYSSIYVSANMLMVMGVTREDLMVPAKEGAGDEAEEEQPPEWLNRM is encoded by the coding sequence ATGTCTGATATGAAGAAACAACCGTTTGATTTTATGGGGTTTCGAAAAGCCGCGTCAGTGTTATCGCTGGTGCTGGTTATCGGCTCCATTGTGTTGCTTGGCGTTCGTGGCCTGAATTTGGGCATGGACTTCACGGGCGGTACCTCCGTTGAATTCGAATATGCTGAGGCGCCTAGTCTGGACACGATCCGAAACCAGCTAACTGAAGCTGGATACGAGCAGTTTTCGGTTCAGAATTTCGGGGCGGATACTACCGTTCTGATTCGGATGGCAGAAGCGGGCAATGATGAGTTGGCCCGTGAAGTGACCGCCGCACTGTCCGAATCGGGCGAGGATCTGGAGCTGGTCAGTTCAGAGTTTGTCGGCTCCCAGGTTGGGGAAGAGTTGAAAGAAGATAGTGGCCTGGGTCTGCTCATCGCGCTTGCGGTGGTGCTGATCTACGTTGGTATGCGCTTTCAGTTCAAGTTCGGCATCGCCTCGGTGATTCCGCTGGCGCACGACGTGCTGATCGTTCTGGGTATGTTTGCGCTGTTTCAGTGGACCTTCGATCTCACAGTGCTCGCGGCGATTCTGGCGGTTATCGGTTACTCGCTTAACGACACGATTGTTGTCGCGGACCGTATTCGTGAGAACTTCCGTAAGTTGCGAGTGGGAGAGCCCTGGGATGTCATCAACCAGTCCATCCATGAAACGATCTCCCGTACGATCAATACGTCGGGCACAACCTTGGTCGTTCTGATTGCGCTATATTTCCTGGGTGGTGAAGCGATTAACAACTTTGCGTTGGCGTTGATCATTGGTGTGGTTGTCGGTACCTATTCCTCGATTTACGTGTCGGCAAACATGTTGATGGTGATGGGTGTTACCCGTGAAGATCTTATGGTGCCAGCGAAAGAAGGTGCCGGAGATGAAGCGGAAGAAGAGCAGCCGCCAGAATGGTTGAATCGTATGTGA
- the cysE gene encoding serine O-acetyltransferase, giving the protein MLERLREDVSSVFHRDPAARNTFEVLTNYPGLHALLLHRLAHWIWGLGLKWLARTISTLTRWFTGIEIHPGATIGRRFFIDHGMGVVIGETTVIGDDVTLYQGVTLGGTSWNKGKRHPTIGDGVVVGAGAKILGPFEVGAGAKVGSNSVVTKAVPAGATVVGIPGRIIVKRKAEAEDNPRRKVMEERMGFDAYGVTEEMPDPVARSVRALLDHMHAVDERLEVMCKALRKVNSEYQNGDLPQLDEEDFDCVRDEPERDGKV; this is encoded by the coding sequence ATGCTTGAACGTTTAAGGGAAGATGTAAGCAGCGTTTTCCACCGCGATCCTGCGGCACGAAATACCTTTGAAGTGTTGACCAACTACCCGGGCTTGCACGCATTGTTGTTGCACCGCTTGGCCCATTGGATTTGGGGGCTTGGTCTGAAATGGTTGGCGCGCACGATCTCGACGCTCACTCGTTGGTTTACCGGCATCGAAATTCATCCGGGAGCGACAATCGGCCGGCGGTTCTTTATCGATCATGGTATGGGAGTGGTGATTGGTGAAACCACCGTTATCGGTGACGATGTAACGCTGTATCAGGGGGTGACCCTCGGGGGTACCAGCTGGAACAAAGGTAAACGCCATCCGACCATCGGTGATGGTGTGGTGGTCGGTGCCGGGGCAAAGATCCTTGGGCCGTTCGAAGTGGGTGCGGGTGCCAAGGTGGGTTCCAATTCTGTAGTCACCAAGGCGGTACCCGCCGGCGCAACCGTTGTCGGCATTCCGGGGCGGATTATTGTCAAGCGTAAGGCCGAGGCGGAAGATAACCCTCGCCGCAAGGTGATGGAAGAGCGCATGGGCTTCGACGCATACGGCGTCACCGAAGAAATGCCTGACCCGGTGGCTCGTTCCGTTCGTGCATTGCTTGACCATATGCACGCTGTAGATGAGCGATTGGAGGTGATGTGCAAGGCGTTGCGCAAGGTTAACAGCGAATATCAGAACGGGGATTTGCCGCAATTGGATGAAGAGGATTTTGATTGTGTGCGCGATGAGCCCGAACGCGACGGTAAAGTCTGA
- a CDS encoding inositol monophosphatase family protein, whose protein sequence is MQPAIKMALRVARQGSDYLKAHFERQEPNGKDEADRYRQLERVEQSIYDNFTEQLAKAYKDHTIAPMGEADANGSERSWHIFPILGRDNFVRGIPEFALALSQKKNNRTENLLVVNPITGEEYSASRGHGAALNSRRVRASDVKMPAKSALATNLLDQSRQGDDPMIWGEMAATLARETAMFRTSGCVVLDIARVSAGLLDAAVIFRPSAADLDLGVTLAMESGALTGDFSGNPSAGSARQLIVANPKLFREILKVMNPFRGRLPR, encoded by the coding sequence ATGCAACCAGCAATTAAAATGGCCCTGCGCGTTGCCCGCCAGGGGTCTGACTACCTCAAAGCCCATTTCGAGCGTCAGGAACCCAACGGCAAAGACGAAGCCGACCGTTACCGACAGCTGGAACGGGTAGAGCAATCTATCTACGACAATTTCACAGAACAGCTGGCGAAAGCGTATAAAGATCACACCATCGCACCGATGGGTGAAGCCGACGCCAATGGCAGCGAAAGAAGCTGGCACATATTTCCGATTCTCGGCCGGGACAACTTTGTTCGCGGCATTCCCGAGTTCGCTCTGGCCCTGTCGCAGAAAAAGAACAACCGCACCGAGAACCTTCTGGTTGTTAACCCTATTACGGGCGAAGAATATTCGGCAAGCCGCGGTCACGGAGCTGCTTTGAATAGTCGCCGGGTTCGCGCTTCAGACGTGAAGATGCCTGCCAAATCAGCGCTCGCCACCAACCTACTCGACCAGAGCCGACAGGGCGATGACCCAATGATCTGGGGTGAGATGGCGGCCACGTTAGCGCGCGAGACAGCTATGTTCCGCACATCCGGCTGCGTCGTACTCGATATTGCTCGCGTTTCTGCAGGCCTGCTGGATGCCGCCGTTATTTTCCGGCCTTCCGCTGCCGATCTCGACCTGGGCGTAACCCTGGCCATGGAATCCGGCGCTTTGACCGGTGACTTTTCTGGCAACCCGTCGGCGGGCTCTGCAAGACAGCTGATCGTCGCCAATCCCAAATTGTTCCGGGAAATCCTGAAGGTAATGAATCCGTTCCGCGGACGTCTGCCTCGCTAA
- the trmJ gene encoding tRNA (cytosine(32)/uridine(32)-2'-O)-methyltransferase TrmJ — protein sequence MHEPALSPESNDSFNDQIRIVLVETSHSGNIGAVARAMKNMGLGNLWLVNPASFPDETSYARSAGASDVLDRANVVSSLDEAVADCVMVMGTSARGRKVPWPVIPPPDAAATAVQQAQSGIVALVFGRENHGLSNEELQRCHYHIHIPSNPDYSSLNLAMAVQVISYELRMFHLKNLEDGESRPYLQPMVAPGDEGWDSPPATAGEVEGFFGHFEQTLVDVNFHRRENPRHLIARMRRLFQRARMDQMEVNILRGVLSSIQKAAGPQKGKEQRAGSSEGSQDKGQE from the coding sequence ATGCATGAACCCGCGCTCTCGCCGGAAAGTAATGACTCCTTCAACGACCAGATCCGTATTGTTTTGGTGGAAACGTCCCACTCCGGAAACATCGGAGCCGTAGCGCGGGCTATGAAGAATATGGGGCTTGGTAACCTGTGGTTGGTGAACCCGGCCTCCTTCCCGGATGAAACGTCTTACGCCCGGTCTGCCGGAGCAAGCGACGTTCTGGATCGCGCAAATGTAGTTTCGTCGCTGGATGAAGCAGTAGCGGATTGCGTAATGGTGATGGGAACCAGTGCGCGCGGGCGCAAGGTGCCTTGGCCGGTTATTCCGCCACCAGATGCAGCGGCAACGGCAGTGCAGCAAGCACAGAGCGGCATAGTGGCACTGGTTTTTGGTCGAGAGAATCATGGCCTTTCCAACGAGGAACTGCAGCGTTGCCATTACCACATTCACATACCTTCGAATCCGGATTACAGCTCTTTGAATCTGGCGATGGCCGTTCAGGTCATTAGCTATGAGCTGAGGATGTTTCATCTGAAGAATCTTGAAGATGGGGAATCTCGACCCTACCTTCAGCCCATGGTTGCACCGGGCGACGAAGGCTGGGATTCGCCTCCCGCAACGGCGGGCGAAGTGGAAGGCTTCTTCGGGCATTTCGAGCAGACGCTGGTGGATGTCAACTTCCACCGACGGGAGAATCCTCGCCATCTGATTGCACGTATGCGGCGCCTGTTCCAGAGAGCTCGCATGGACCAGATGGAGGTTAATATTCTTCGCGGGGTTCTTTCTTCCATCCAGAAGGCGGCCGGCCCGCAAAAAGGTAAAGAGCAGCGCGCCGGGAGCTCTGAGGGCTCCCAAGATAAAGGTCAGGAGTAG
- a CDS encoding RodZ domain-containing protein, whose translation MVSEKPENYTPAEPVGQQLKRAREAKGLSVSAIAEQQHLRPSVVQAIEAGDYEKIDTELFLKGYVRAYARQVGLNADSVIRDLDVELAPARKRREEALQANPLVDIERRKKRKQRVAKAILWLLLIGVVVSIALYFVTQKEKAIDDRAAPSAETTMNDETEVSDRLPEPLAAEPANEMLIDEPAEEVAATDTSDAAEPLAEDAGLQSSAGEPAVSADSTDPVEPLQAPLEPAQTPDVDQAAAVSSAGRLEMTFRGDCWIKVTDATGERLASGLRRQGDKLDVRGTPPLNVVVGAMSAVEVIQFQNEILDKGNFRVVNNRSEFTLEP comes from the coding sequence ATGGTCAGTGAAAAGCCGGAAAATTACACGCCTGCGGAGCCTGTTGGCCAACAGTTAAAACGGGCACGGGAAGCGAAAGGCCTTTCCGTGTCGGCGATTGCCGAGCAGCAGCATCTACGGCCTTCGGTTGTTCAGGCTATCGAAGCCGGAGATTACGAAAAGATTGACACCGAGTTGTTTCTGAAAGGCTATGTCAGGGCCTATGCCCGCCAGGTGGGTTTGAATGCCGACTCGGTGATACGTGATCTTGATGTTGAATTGGCTCCGGCCCGAAAGCGTCGTGAAGAAGCGTTGCAAGCTAACCCGTTGGTTGATATCGAGCGCCGTAAGAAACGGAAACAGCGAGTCGCCAAGGCCATCTTATGGCTTTTGTTGATCGGTGTGGTGGTGTCTATCGCTTTGTATTTCGTGACGCAGAAAGAAAAGGCTATCGATGATCGTGCTGCACCTTCGGCTGAAACTACGATGAATGACGAAACCGAGGTGAGTGATCGTTTGCCGGAACCGCTTGCGGCAGAACCCGCCAATGAAATGCTGATTGATGAGCCTGCCGAAGAGGTGGCGGCGACGGATACTTCAGACGCGGCAGAGCCGTTGGCTGAAGACGCTGGCCTACAGAGCAGTGCCGGGGAGCCTGCGGTGTCGGCCGATTCGACTGATCCCGTTGAACCATTGCAGGCGCCGCTAGAGCCGGCTCAGACACCCGATGTTGACCAGGCCGCGGCGGTTTCCTCTGCGGGGCGGCTCGAGATGACCTTTCGTGGTGACTGCTGGATAAAAGTTACCGATGCCACAGGTGAGCGTCTCGCTAGTGGATTACGCCGACAGGGTGATAAATTAGATGTGCGCGGCACACCACCATTGAACGTGGTTGTCGGTGCTATGAGTGCAGTGGAAGTTATCCAGTTCCAAAATGAAATACTCGACAAGGGTAACTTTCGCGTTGTGAACAATCGGTCAGAGTTCACACTCGAACCCTGA